Proteins encoded within one genomic window of Carassius gibelio isolate Cgi1373 ecotype wild population from Czech Republic chromosome A4, carGib1.2-hapl.c, whole genome shotgun sequence:
- the LOC127975829 gene encoding calumenin-A, translating to MEIRPLLMCFALCVVYATSKPTEKKDRVQHEAPLSSKEHDDGTNFDYDHDAFLGEGEAKTFDDLTPEESKNRLGKIVDKIDADEDGFITEAELKAWIKKAQKKYIYDNVERQWKDFDMNNDGMISWDEYKNVTYGTYLDDPESDDGYNYKQMMARDERRFKMADGNGDHIADKEEFTAFLHPEEYEHMKDIVVLETMEDIDKNGDGFIDLEEYIGDMYNHEDEMDEPEWVATEREQFSEFRDKNKDGKMDKEETMDWILPADYDHAEAEAKHLVYESDTNKDGKLTKEEILNKYDLFVGSQATDFGEALVRHDEF from the exons ATGGAGATTAGGCCTCTGTTGATGTGCTTTGCTCTGTGCGTGGTCTACGCCACCAGCAAACCCACAGAGAAGAAGGACCGTGTCCAACATGAAGCACCACTGAGCAGCAAGGAGCATGACGATGGCACAAACTTCGACTATGACCATGATGCTTTCCTCGGAGAGGGGGAAGCCAAGACGTTTGATGACCTGACCCCAGAGGAGAGCAAGAACAGGCTCGG TAAAATTGTGGATAAGATCGATGCAGACGAGGATGGCTTCATCACAGAGGCAGAGCTGAAAGCATGGATCAAAAAGGCTCAGAAGAAGTATATCTACGACAACGTAGAAAGACAGTGGAAGGATTTTGACATGAATAATGATGGCATGATCTCCTGGGACGAGTACAAGAATGTCACTTATGGCACCTACCTTG ATGATCCTGAGTCTGATGATGGCTACAACTACAAGCAGATGATGGCTAGAGATGAACGGCGCTTCAAAATGGCTGATGGAAATGGAGACCACATCGCTGACAAAGAGGAGTTCACTGCTTTCCTCCATCCTGAGGAGTATGAGCATATGAAGGACATTGTTGTGTTG GAAACTATGGAGGACATTGATAAGAATGGTGATGGCTTTATTGACCTGGAGGAGTATATTG GCGACATGTACAACCACGAGGATGAAATGGACGAGCCAGAATGGGTGGCAACAGAGCGAGAGCAGTTTTCAGAGTTTAGAGACAAGAACAAGGATGGGAAGATGGACAAAGAGGAGACCATGGACTGGATCCTGCCGGCCGACTACGATCACGCAGAAGCCGAAGCCAAGCATCTGGTGTACGAGTCCGACACGAACAAG GATGGCAAACTCACCAAAGAGGAAATACTCAACAAGTACGATTTGTTTGTGGGAAGTCAAGCGACTGACTTTGGCGAGGCTTTAGTTCGACACGATGagttttaa